In Desulfovibrionales bacterium, the genomic window AAGATTCCATAATTTCCCGTTATTCTGAGAAAAATAATCTCTATTAGCGATGTAGAATGCATGCGTTACTCGAAAAAAAATGTTGCCGTCGCTTGTATTTTGGTATGTATCAGGATCAGTGTGTGTTATGGGCTTACCATCCTGGTCAAATATCCAATCTTTTGTCTCTACAGCAGATATATATGATCTATAATTTGTCCGCTGGAAGGTGTCGTACGCTGACTTAATTGTATCTAACGTCAAAAAAACTGAGCAGGAGTTAATTACAAAGAAATATTCGGTTGGCACCCTTGTGTAATGTTCAAAAGTAATAAGAGGATGATGAGGACCTGGCGCTACAGATTCTTTTTTTCTTTCGAGGATCTCAACATTTTTATATTTTTTAGCCTTTTCCATCAACTCTTCTTCAGCAACAGCCAAAAATCTATGACTAAAATAATCAAGTTTGTCCAGTTTCCCTAATGCAATTTCAAGCAGATCGGTGCCGCAAAATGGACGAATCATTTTACTTTGCATTCTTGAAGAACTGAGCCTGGCGTTTACAATTGCTGATATTTGTTTCATCGTTTTACCCTATATCCCATTAGCTCAACAGACCAGATTTAATGATGCTTTCGGCTATCACCAAATCATCAGGGCCGTCAACGTCCATCGCTCTAAGGCGAGAAATGGGAATCGGAATCGATTTTGCGCCAAATAAGTCACCAGAGTTGATTAACGAGGAGACTCTCATAACCCGCACATTCCCATGAATAAAAAATTCAGGTTTCATCTGTTTATTGATACACACCTTTCTTTCTTTCATAAACAGAAAATGTGATCCGTGGTCATCATGGTATCTCTGATTATATGCATGACTGTTTGAAGAAACAGGTGTAACTGTTTGAGCGGAATCAGCGCCGGGATCGTTTTTTAATGCATGTATGCACATTTCAATATCTCTTTCTGTTACAAAAGGAGAAGTAGGTTCAAGCAACACAAGAAATTCAGGCAGCCTTTCTTCTTTTTGCTTAATTGTCTCAAGGAAGTACATTATGACGTCAACGGTGGGAACATTGTCACGAGATAAGTGCGTGGGACGGGGTTGAACTTCTATTTTTCGCATTTGGCAATAATTGCTAATTTCCTCGCTGTCGGTTGAACATATCATACGAGTAATCATGGAAGCGGACATCCCTGCTTCAATAGCATAACTTATTAATGGTTTCCCATTTAAGTGGACCATGTTTTTCAAAGGTATGCTTTTTGAGCCTCCCCGGGCAGGAATAAATGCCCATGCTTCATTGTTGCATAATTGTATCCCATTACATTTTTGCTTCTTCGTTAACTTATCGATGATAGAATTTATTGTAAACCTTTCCGTTTCATACCAGGCATCATACGTTGATCCTCCAATATGAGGCGTTATAATAAGATTGGAATTGGCCTTTGCATATGCTAACAACGGATGATCCTTAAATGTTTTTTGAAATCCGGGAACAAACTCGCCATCAAAGACATCAAGAACCGCACCGGCAAGATGACCGCTTTTCAAATATTCCAGTAATGCGCTATGGTCAACCAACTCCCCTCGAGAGGTGTTGATAAAGTATGCCCCTTCCTTAAATTCAGAAAACACTCGA contains:
- a CDS encoding NAD(P)-dependent oxidoreductase — encoded protein: MSKPKLLYYSILKYQADNLKLLNDKFDVVEVANPSFDNEDILSTIDVLLAPMGYYLDKNKIDKCLNLKVIGSNTTGHPHIDVDYACSKGIEVVTLKNQKEFLDSITPTAEHTWGLLIALTRNLIPAYKYALDGQWDRRPFGGAKMLSRMKIGVVGLGRLGFKVAQYALAFGMDVFYFDPFVFSGLPGLVSCSSLEGLVAQVDVVTVHVPHEKETEGMFSARVFSEFKEGAYFINTSRGELVDHSALLEYLKSGHLAGAVLDVFDGEFVPGFQKTFKDHPLLAYAKANSNLIITPHIGGSTYDAWYETERFTINSIIDKLTKKQKCNGIQLCNNEAWAFIPARGGSKSIPLKNMVHLNGKPLISYAIEAGMSASMITRMICSTDSEEISNYCQMRKIEVQPRPTHLSRDNVPTVDVIMYFLETIKQKEERLPEFLVLLEPTSPFVTERDIEMCIHALKNDPGADSAQTVTPVSSNSHAYNQRYHDDHGSHFLFMKERKVCINKQMKPEFFIHGNVRVMRVSSLINSGDLFGAKSIPIPISRLRAMDVDGPDDLVIAESIIKSGLLS